In one Oryza glaberrima chromosome 2, OglaRS2, whole genome shotgun sequence genomic region, the following are encoded:
- the LOC127763072 gene encoding serine/threonine protein phosphatase 2A 55 kDa regulatory subunit B beta isoform isoform X2 → MDPSSKSPDDDDLRPEAEAARRPQPQPQPREWRFAQVFGERAAGEDVQEVDIISAIEFDKSGDHLATGDRGGRVVLFERTDSRDSASRSELERQDYPIARHPEFRYKTEFQSHEPEFDYLKSLEIEEKINKIKWCQTANNALFLLSTNDKTIKYWKVQERKVKRISVMNLNTSQSSGNGTTSSSSSSSSRAILPNGGCSEKLYNFPNNDLLFPPGGCTSLRLPVVTGQDLNLVPRCRRVYSHAHDYHINSISNNSDGETYISADDLRINLWNLEISNQSFNIVDVKPANMEDLTEVITCAEFHPTHCNTLAYSSSKGSIRLIDLRQSALCDNHAKLFEEHEAPGSRSFFTEIIASVSDIKFARDGRHILSRDYMTLKFWDINMDSGPVATFQVHEYLRPKLCDLYENDSIFDKFECCLSGDGLRVATGSYSNLFRVFGCTPGSAEATTLEASRNPMRRQVANPTRPARTLTSLTRAVRRGGENPGVDANGNSYDLSTKLLHLAWHPTENSIACAAANSLYMYYA, encoded by the exons ATGGACCCCTCCTCCAAGtcccccgacgacgacgacctccgccccgaggcggaggcggcgaggcggccgcagccgcagccgcagccgcgggAGTGGCGGTTCGCGCAGGTCTTCGGGGAGCGCGCGGCGGGGGAGGACGTGCAGGAAG TTGACATCATCTCTGCAATTGAGTTTGACAAATCCGGTGACCATCTTGCCACTGGAGATAGAGGTGGTCGTGTAGTTTTATTTGAAAGGACTGACTCCAGGGAT AGCGCTAGTCGGAGTGAACTTGAGAGACAAGATTACCCGATTGCCAGGCATCCTGAATTCCGTTACAAGACCGAATTTCAGAGTCATGAACCTGAG TTCGACTACCTAAAAAGTTTGGAAATAGAGGAGAAGATTAACAAGATCAAGTGGTGCCAAACAGCCAACAACGCCCTCTTTCTCTTATCTACAAATGATAAAACAATCAAGTATTGGAAG GTGCAAGAGAGGAAAGTAAAACGAATTTCAGTGATGAATTTGAATACCTCTCAAAGTTCAGGCAATGGCACAACTTCTAGTTCGAGCAGCAGTAGTTCTAGAGCAATTCTTCCAAATGGTGGATGCTCAGAGAAGTTATACAACTTCCCAAACAACGACCTATTATTTCCTCCTGGAGGATGCACATCATTGCGTCTGCCTGTG GTCACTGGCCAAGATTTGAACCTTGTACCAAGATGCCGGCGTGTATATTCACATGCTCATGATTACCATATTAATTCCATTTCAAATAATAG TGACGGGGAGACATACATATCAGCAGATGATCTGCGAATAAATCTTTGGAACCTGGAAATTAGCAACCAAAGCTTTAATATTGTTGATGTGAAGCCTGCAAACATGGAGGATCTAACTG AGGTGATCACATGTGCGGAGTTCCACCCAACTCATTGTAATACATTAGCCTATAGTAGCTCGAAGGGCTCTATCAGGCTTATTGATCTGCGGCAATCAGCACTATGTGACAACCATGCTAAGTT ATTTGAGGAGCATGAAGCACCTGGATCGAGATCCTTTTTTACAGAGATAATTGCATCGGTTTCAGATATAAAATTTGCAAGGGATGGAAGGCACATTCTTAGTCGTGATTATATGACTCTCAAG tTTTGGGATATAAACATGGATTCAGGCCCAGTTGCAACTTTCCAAGTTCATGAATATTTAAGACCTAAG CTCTGTGATCTATATGAAAATGATTCAATATTTGACAAATTTGAATGTTGTCTGAGTGGGGATGGACTTCGTGTTGCAACTGGCTCTTACAG CAATTTATTTCGTGTTTTTGGTTGTACTCCTGGAAGTGCGGAGGCAACCACCTTGGAAGCAAGCAGAAATCCTATGAG GCGCCAGGTTGCTAATCCAACAAGGCCTGCACGGACCCTGACCTCATTGACCCGTGCCGTGAGGAGAG GTGGGGAAAATCCGGGAGTTGATGCTAATGGAAATTCTTACGATCTTTCAACAAAGTTGCTCCATCTTGCATGGCACCCAACTGAGAATTCCATCGCGTGTGCTGCTGCAAATAGCTTGTACATGTACTATGCATAG
- the LOC127763072 gene encoding serine/threonine protein phosphatase 2A 55 kDa regulatory subunit B beta isoform isoform X1 codes for MDPSSKSPDDDDLRPEAEAARRPQPQPQPREWRFAQVFGERAAGEDVQEVDIISAIEFDKSGDHLATGDRGGRVVLFERTDSRDSASRSELERQDYPIARHPEFRYKTEFQSHEPEFDYLKSLEIEEKINKIKWCQTANNALFLLSTNDKTIKYWKVQERKVKRISVMNLNTSQSSGNGTTSSSSSSSSRAILPNGGCSEKLYNFPNNDLLFPPGGCTSLRLPVVVTGQDLNLVPRCRRVYSHAHDYHINSISNNSDGETYISADDLRINLWNLEISNQSFNIVDVKPANMEDLTEVITCAEFHPTHCNTLAYSSSKGSIRLIDLRQSALCDNHAKLFEEHEAPGSRSFFTEIIASVSDIKFARDGRHILSRDYMTLKFWDINMDSGPVATFQVHEYLRPKLCDLYENDSIFDKFECCLSGDGLRVATGSYSNLFRVFGCTPGSAEATTLEASRNPMRRQVANPTRPARTLTSLTRAVRRGGENPGVDANGNSYDLSTKLLHLAWHPTENSIACAAANSLYMYYA; via the exons ATGGACCCCTCCTCCAAGtcccccgacgacgacgacctccgccccgaggcggaggcggcgaggcggccgcagccgcagccgcagccgcgggAGTGGCGGTTCGCGCAGGTCTTCGGGGAGCGCGCGGCGGGGGAGGACGTGCAGGAAG TTGACATCATCTCTGCAATTGAGTTTGACAAATCCGGTGACCATCTTGCCACTGGAGATAGAGGTGGTCGTGTAGTTTTATTTGAAAGGACTGACTCCAGGGAT AGCGCTAGTCGGAGTGAACTTGAGAGACAAGATTACCCGATTGCCAGGCATCCTGAATTCCGTTACAAGACCGAATTTCAGAGTCATGAACCTGAG TTCGACTACCTAAAAAGTTTGGAAATAGAGGAGAAGATTAACAAGATCAAGTGGTGCCAAACAGCCAACAACGCCCTCTTTCTCTTATCTACAAATGATAAAACAATCAAGTATTGGAAG GTGCAAGAGAGGAAAGTAAAACGAATTTCAGTGATGAATTTGAATACCTCTCAAAGTTCAGGCAATGGCACAACTTCTAGTTCGAGCAGCAGTAGTTCTAGAGCAATTCTTCCAAATGGTGGATGCTCAGAGAAGTTATACAACTTCCCAAACAACGACCTATTATTTCCTCCTGGAGGATGCACATCATTGCGTCTGCCTGTGGTA GTCACTGGCCAAGATTTGAACCTTGTACCAAGATGCCGGCGTGTATATTCACATGCTCATGATTACCATATTAATTCCATTTCAAATAATAG TGACGGGGAGACATACATATCAGCAGATGATCTGCGAATAAATCTTTGGAACCTGGAAATTAGCAACCAAAGCTTTAATATTGTTGATGTGAAGCCTGCAAACATGGAGGATCTAACTG AGGTGATCACATGTGCGGAGTTCCACCCAACTCATTGTAATACATTAGCCTATAGTAGCTCGAAGGGCTCTATCAGGCTTATTGATCTGCGGCAATCAGCACTATGTGACAACCATGCTAAGTT ATTTGAGGAGCATGAAGCACCTGGATCGAGATCCTTTTTTACAGAGATAATTGCATCGGTTTCAGATATAAAATTTGCAAGGGATGGAAGGCACATTCTTAGTCGTGATTATATGACTCTCAAG tTTTGGGATATAAACATGGATTCAGGCCCAGTTGCAACTTTCCAAGTTCATGAATATTTAAGACCTAAG CTCTGTGATCTATATGAAAATGATTCAATATTTGACAAATTTGAATGTTGTCTGAGTGGGGATGGACTTCGTGTTGCAACTGGCTCTTACAG CAATTTATTTCGTGTTTTTGGTTGTACTCCTGGAAGTGCGGAGGCAACCACCTTGGAAGCAAGCAGAAATCCTATGAG GCGCCAGGTTGCTAATCCAACAAGGCCTGCACGGACCCTGACCTCATTGACCCGTGCCGTGAGGAGAG GTGGGGAAAATCCGGGAGTTGATGCTAATGGAAATTCTTACGATCTTTCAACAAAGTTGCTCCATCTTGCATGGCACCCAACTGAGAATTCCATCGCGTGTGCTGCTGCAAATAGCTTGTACATGTACTATGCATAG